A DNA window from Candidatus Saccharibacteria bacterium oral taxon 955 contains the following coding sequences:
- a CDS encoding DUF45 domain-containing protein, protein MTSFDDPEFGEIRIQKRKGSRAVRIRVGTDGRYIATAPTYTPIFFIKQVVNSSREELRKLASHTSIENPYVDGQLVGRHHTLAVVPTQMVKEPATKVQRNRLLVYLPPGFALEDTQVQQKIRNSAIAILRKEAKAYLPSRLKELATRHDFHYERVRFSHASSRWGSCSSSGTISLNIALMKLAPELIDYVLIHELCHTRHMNHSTAFWTEVGRYDPHYRTHRQRIKRETPTV, encoded by the coding sequence ATGACCAGCTTTGATGATCCAGAGTTTGGAGAAATCCGGATTCAAAAGCGCAAAGGCTCACGAGCGGTTAGAATCCGCGTCGGCACAGATGGTCGATATATCGCCACTGCGCCCACCTACACACCGATATTTTTCATTAAGCAAGTCGTTAATTCGTCGCGCGAAGAATTGCGTAAATTGGCATCACACACCTCTATAGAAAATCCGTACGTCGACGGTCAACTAGTCGGTCGGCATCACACCTTAGCCGTTGTGCCGACACAGATGGTCAAAGAGCCAGCCACCAAGGTCCAGCGCAATCGCTTGCTAGTCTATTTGCCACCAGGCTTCGCGCTCGAGGATACACAGGTGCAACAAAAAATTCGAAATAGCGCTATTGCTATCCTTCGCAAGGAGGCGAAGGCTTATCTACCATCACGGCTCAAAGAACTAGCGACCAGGCACGACTTTCACTATGAGCGAGTTAGATTTAGTCATGCGAGTAGTCGCTGGGGAAGTTGCAGCAGTAGCGGCACAATCAGCCTAAATATCGCACTGATGAAGCTTGCGCCCGAGTTGATAGATTATGTTTTGATCCATGAACTATGCCACACCAGACACATGAACCACTCGACGGCGTTTTGGACAGAGGTGGGCCGCTACGACCCCCACTATAGAACCCACCGACAGCGAATCAAGCGCGAAACCCCGACCGTATAA
- the rpmG gene encoding 50S ribosomal protein L33 gives MAKKTNTKRKTIALVSELTGHRTYVTRKNTQNTPDNLELMKYDPKARKHAKYVETKKSLGRNEVKPRKG, from the coding sequence ATGGCTAAGAAGACGAATACCAAGCGCAAGACCATCGCTCTCGTAAGCGAGCTGACTGGACACCGCACATACGTGACCCGCAAAAATACACAAAACACTCCAGACAACCTGGAGCTGATGAAGTACGACCCAAAAGCTCGTAAGCACGCAAAATACGTAGAGACTAAGAAATCTCTCGGCCGCAACGAAGTTAAGCCACGAAAAGGCTAG
- the rplK gene encoding 50S ribosomal protein L11 codes for MAKKVIGNLKLRIPAGRATAGPPVGSTLGQWGLNMMDFINPFNDATKGDMGKDVIVHIKVYEDRTFTWESLGQPVDDMIRAAIGIQKGSAKPHTDKVGKITRAQLEEIAKSKMGQLNAIDLEGAVKVVAGSARSMGVEVVD; via the coding sequence ATGGCAAAAAAAGTTATCGGCAACTTGAAACTCCGCATCCCTGCCGGTCGTGCAACCGCTGGGCCTCCAGTTGGCTCAACGCTTGGTCAATGGGGACTTAATATGATGGACTTCATCAACCCATTCAACGACGCCACCAAAGGTGACATGGGCAAAGATGTAATTGTACACATCAAAGTTTACGAAGACCGCACGTTCACATGGGAAAGCCTCGGCCAGCCAGTCGACGATATGATTCGCGCAGCAATCGGCATCCAAAAGGGTAGCGCAAAACCTCACACCGACAAAGTAGGCAAGATTACTCGCGCTCAACTTGAGGAAATCGCCAAATCAAAAATGGGTCAACTAAACGCAATTGATCTTGAAGGAGCTGTCAAGGTTGTCGCTGGTAGCGCCCGCAGTATGGGTGTCGAAGTTGTCGACTAA
- a CDS encoding AAA family ATPase produces MKSLHLTRPHAIMMVGLPGSGKSFFASQFAEMFNAPYIDSLAIESKASDAAAASDLVAMMLAEIIKTGQTFIFEGNSDSRARRTEFARWARDKGYQPMLIWVQADQTTSLGRSLRAKTLTRDQFADAVRKFSPPHPHEKPVVISGRHTYASQAKVVLGRLSKDNRPTESLQTDRPLSGGGRSIMIR; encoded by the coding sequence ATGAAATCGTTACATCTGACGCGGCCGCATGCGATTATGATGGTGGGACTCCCAGGAAGCGGCAAAAGCTTTTTTGCAAGCCAATTTGCTGAAATGTTCAATGCGCCCTATATCGATAGCTTAGCGATCGAATCAAAAGCGTCTGATGCCGCTGCTGCTAGCGACCTGGTCGCGATGATGCTTGCAGAAATCATAAAAACCGGTCAAACGTTTATATTTGAAGGTAATAGTGACAGTCGCGCACGACGCACCGAGTTTGCTAGATGGGCAAGGGATAAAGGCTACCAGCCGATGCTCATCTGGGTTCAAGCCGACCAGACCACTTCACTCGGTCGTTCATTGAGAGCAAAAACTCTCACCCGCGATCAATTTGCCGATGCTGTTCGTAAATTTAGCCCTCCGCACCCACACGAAAAACCAGTAGTAATCAGTGGTCGACACACCTACGCCAGCCAGGCAAAAGTCGTTCTCGGACGTCTAAGCAAAGATAATCGCCCAACCGAATCATTACAAACAGACCGTCCATTATCTGGCGGTGGACGTTCGATCATGATTCGCTAA
- a CDS encoding YajQ family cyclic di-GMP-binding protein, whose product MAQFSFDIESTYDKAEMNNVEQLVVREIANRYDFKGTPAGIEWLADKKGFKVIGSNEWQLESVIDMIGKQLAKRGMTSKVLDLSGKVTEANMRAWKDVPFKDGLKQDNAKQITKLLKEKHPKVKAQIQGDAVRVMSNSKDELQSVMQTLRTGDFDFPLSFTNYR is encoded by the coding sequence ATGGCACAATTTAGTTTTGATATCGAATCTACCTACGACAAAGCCGAAATGAATAACGTCGAGCAGCTAGTTGTTCGTGAGATAGCTAACCGATACGACTTCAAGGGCACACCAGCAGGAATTGAGTGGCTGGCCGACAAAAAGGGATTCAAGGTCATCGGCAGTAACGAGTGGCAACTTGAAAGCGTAATCGACATGATAGGCAAGCAACTAGCAAAACGTGGAATGACCAGCAAGGTACTTGACCTGTCTGGCAAGGTTACCGAGGCAAATATGCGTGCTTGGAAAGATGTACCGTTCAAGGATGGTCTCAAGCAAGATAACGCCAAGCAGATTACCAAGCTTCTCAAAGAAAAACACCCCAAGGTGAAGGCGCAGATTCAGGGAGATGCTGTGCGCGTTATGAGCAATAGTAAAGACGAGCTTCAATCGGTCATGCAGACTCTACGCACTGGCGACTTTGATTTTCCGCTCTCGTTTACAAATTACCGATAA
- a CDS encoding DUF5052 family protein: MSRRFFGLLSIVLAVLMTILLSSCAAISMSSEEFSRAIRGVSGTVSTYNESSRLIDRVSGTSFRFSRDQTFDSKSRDGESNKDSSVLLISLGDNHITHVGSTLIFAQDGIVDVSSSLPNEVRFSNTEPGAPWLNDIRYRYGNLWQGKARTIMVRSQDGTPLAVFAGDHVETFSTDIPKSTAFRIDGRYLLIYRADYTVYDTELLG, encoded by the coding sequence GTGTCTCGTCGTTTCTTCGGCCTCTTGAGCATTGTTTTGGCTGTGCTGATGACAATTTTGCTGTCATCGTGTGCAGCCATCAGTATGTCCTCGGAGGAATTTTCGCGGGCTATCAGAGGCGTGTCGGGTACGGTATCCACCTACAATGAATCGTCACGGCTGATTGATAGAGTGTCCGGGACGTCATTCAGGTTTTCGAGAGACCAGACTTTTGACTCAAAGTCTAGGGATGGAGAGTCAAACAAAGACTCATCCGTCCTACTGATCAGCTTGGGTGATAATCATATCACCCATGTTGGCTCGACGCTGATATTTGCCCAAGATGGTATAGTTGATGTCTCGAGCAGTCTGCCGAATGAGGTTCGGTTTTCTAACACTGAGCCAGGCGCTCCGTGGCTTAATGATATCAGGTACCGCTATGGTAACCTGTGGCAAGGCAAAGCACGCACCATCATGGTGCGCAGTCAGGATGGGACGCCATTGGCCGTTTTTGCCGGGGATCATGTCGAGACCTTTTCGACTGACATCCCTAAATCAACGGCTTTTCGTATTGATGGTAGGTATCTACTTATATATCGAGCGGACTATACCGTATACGATACGGAGCTGCTAGGGTAG
- a CDS encoding DUF11 domain-containing protein, with protein sequence MNKLRNIIIGVAVAAAAFAGINYLAGDRADAVNPSARDCNRNSIIYCGAITPQELKSKYNANKTGDLPAIFSHYGVSSSQINGMAQKQGYVNRKGEVWYDGRLVATNGVTVGRQYFSGDTKVNIGGKTLYQRRAGSAMRTDGIAVHIWFDSNGQFVSAVYYSCGNPLVATPVPVPPKPVYKCNSLSATKVSRTEYRFTTDASAANGASIKDYVYSFGDGTSATGGSSVTHNYDKPGTYKVSAQVRVNVNGQLVTAPGTCVTEVTVVQELKPGIDIVKTVNNKKHDKVAVGEQFTYEIVVKNTGNVALKDAVVTDKAPAEVTLVSADAGKIANNVWTHTIPELKVGESMRFTLTAKYMKYSSGTHKNSVCVDTPTVPGTPDDCDDATTETKERIKVCDLRDNTIKTIERSEYDESHMTTDIARCGDIQVCVISTKEIKKIAKKDYDENTMTTDMSKCAEVPPTPVKELPHTGLTDTMSVIGIGGLVGVGAAYMASRRNLR encoded by the coding sequence ATGAATAAACTAAGGAATATTATCATAGGAGTTGCAGTTGCAGCTGCAGCATTTGCGGGGATCAACTACCTCGCAGGAGACCGTGCCGATGCGGTCAATCCAAGTGCGCGTGACTGTAATCGTAACTCAATAATTTACTGTGGTGCAATTACGCCTCAGGAGTTGAAGTCAAAATATAACGCCAACAAAACTGGTGACCTACCTGCTATATTTAGTCACTATGGAGTTAGTTCTTCACAGATTAATGGAATGGCTCAAAAGCAGGGTTATGTTAACCGAAAAGGTGAAGTCTGGTACGACGGTCGACTCGTTGCTACAAATGGTGTAACTGTTGGTCGTCAGTATTTCTCAGGCGACACAAAGGTTAATATCGGCGGCAAGACGCTCTACCAGCGTCGTGCAGGCTCGGCTATGCGCACCGACGGTATCGCTGTGCACATTTGGTTTGACTCAAATGGCCAATTTGTCTCAGCAGTTTACTACTCATGTGGTAACCCGCTGGTAGCGACACCAGTACCTGTTCCGCCAAAGCCAGTCTATAAGTGTAACTCGCTATCTGCTACTAAAGTAAGCCGAACAGAGTACCGCTTCACTACTGACGCAAGTGCGGCAAATGGCGCATCTATCAAAGACTACGTATACTCATTTGGTGATGGCACTAGTGCAACTGGCGGTTCAAGTGTGACGCACAACTATGACAAGCCTGGTACTTACAAAGTATCTGCACAGGTTCGTGTCAACGTAAATGGTCAGCTTGTAACAGCGCCTGGTACATGTGTAACTGAAGTCACTGTCGTTCAGGAGCTCAAGCCTGGTATCGACATCGTCAAGACCGTAAACAACAAAAAGCACGACAAGGTTGCCGTTGGTGAGCAGTTCACTTACGAAATTGTCGTTAAAAATACTGGTAACGTAGCTCTAAAGGATGCAGTCGTTACTGACAAGGCGCCAGCTGAGGTAACGCTTGTCTCAGCAGATGCTGGCAAGATTGCTAATAACGTTTGGACTCATACGATTCCTGAACTAAAGGTTGGTGAGTCGATGCGATTCACGCTTACAGCTAAGTATATGAAGTACTCATCTGGTACTCACAAAAACTCAGTATGTGTTGATACGCCAACCGTACCTGGCACCCCAGATGATTGTGATGACGCGACTACTGAGACCAAAGAGCGAATTAAGGTCTGTGATCTCCGAGACAACACGATCAAGACCATCGAACGTAGCGAATACGACGAGTCGCACATGACAACTGATATCGCGCGATGTGGTGACATCCAGGTCTGTGTCATAAGTACAAAAGAGATCAAGAAGATTGCTAAAAAAGACTACGATGAAAATACTATGACAACCGATATGAGCAAATGTGCTGAGGTACCTCCAACACCAGTCAAAGAGTTGCCGCACACTGGTCTCACGGACACTATGAGTGTAATCGGTATCGGTGGTCTCGTCGGTGTCGGTGCAGCCTACATGGCAAGTCGCCGTAACCTACGGTAA
- a CDS encoding glycosyltransferase → MNILMLGWELPPHNSGGLGVACYHLSKALAHQGASIDFVLPYDAHHPGTEYMNIHAATRLNPIHKFGLMGAYDSKYVDEIDLDAVDLRDLQTMRGVQKRYVRFVERLIKIKKIGMPDVIHAHDWLTMEAGMRAKELTDAPLIVHVHATEFDRAGSFGSGNPIVHEIEYQGLMMADRIIAVSEITKNIIIHKYHIPADKIEVVHNAIDLASLGNYEYDKRTYKYLESLREEGYTVVSTVTRFTAQKGLVQLMRGMAKACSKHDKLVMLLAGDGEQRNELISLAADLGISDKVFFTGFVRGKQWRDAYSVADIFVMSSVSEPFGLTALEAAHHGTALIISKQSGVGEVLNSIFRYDFWDVDRLADQLVGIAKSPALCAQLKQDVKREYARLSWHDVARTCLHLYKRMKIGATA, encoded by the coding sequence ATGAACATACTTATGCTTGGGTGGGAGCTCCCGCCGCACAACAGCGGAGGTCTGGGTGTGGCTTGTTACCATCTATCAAAAGCTCTTGCCCACCAGGGTGCGTCGATAGATTTCGTTTTGCCTTATGACGCGCACCATCCTGGTACCGAGTATATGAATATTCACGCTGCTACTAGGCTCAATCCTATTCATAAGTTTGGCTTGATGGGGGCATATGATAGCAAATATGTAGATGAGATAGACCTCGACGCGGTAGATCTGCGAGATTTACAGACTATGCGTGGGGTGCAGAAGCGTTATGTCAGATTTGTCGAGCGTTTAATCAAGATAAAAAAGATTGGTATGCCTGACGTGATTCATGCCCATGATTGGCTGACGATGGAGGCTGGCATGCGCGCCAAAGAGCTGACCGACGCACCATTGATTGTCCACGTTCACGCCACTGAGTTTGATCGTGCGGGGTCATTTGGAAGTGGTAATCCAATTGTTCACGAGATCGAGTATCAGGGGCTGATGATGGCGGATCGAATTATCGCAGTTAGTGAAATTACTAAAAACATCATTATCCATAAATACCATATCCCTGCCGACAAAATTGAGGTTGTTCATAATGCAATTGATCTGGCGTCACTCGGTAACTACGAGTATGACAAGCGTACTTATAAGTATCTTGAGTCGCTTCGTGAGGAGGGCTATACAGTTGTATCTACGGTTACTCGATTTACGGCGCAAAAGGGTTTGGTGCAGCTTATGCGTGGTATGGCAAAAGCTTGTAGTAAGCATGATAAGTTGGTTATGCTACTGGCGGGTGATGGTGAGCAGCGTAATGAGTTGATTTCGCTTGCTGCCGACCTGGGCATTTCTGACAAAGTTTTCTTTACGGGCTTTGTCAGGGGCAAACAATGGCGTGACGCCTATAGTGTGGCTGATATATTTGTTATGAGCTCCGTTTCAGAGCCGTTTGGACTGACCGCGCTGGAGGCAGCACATCACGGTACGGCACTAATTATCAGCAAGCAGTCGGGTGTCGGCGAGGTGCTAAATAGTATTTTTCGTTATGATTTTTGGGATGTCGATAGACTGGCCGATCAATTGGTCGGTATCGCTAAGTCCCCTGCTCTTTGTGCGCAACTCAAACAAGACGTTAAGCGCGAATACGCGCGTCTGAGCTGGCATGATGTCGCACGGACATGTCTACATCTCTATAAACGCATGAAGATAGGAGCAACCGCATGA
- the secE gene encoding preprotein translocase subunit SecE, giving the protein MAKPSASKSGTKITRISASDSASKAKKPAPATKKSIKKPAQSGSTKPKNESIAIESSTKSQTRNPLVAFGRYIKGSWRELQQVRWPDRRSTWGMTGALLVFTLFFVILILVMDYGFSELFKLIMSK; this is encoded by the coding sequence GTGGCGAAACCATCAGCATCAAAATCAGGTACAAAGATCACGCGCATCAGCGCCTCTGATAGCGCCTCAAAAGCAAAAAAACCAGCACCAGCAACTAAAAAATCCATCAAAAAACCAGCCCAATCTGGGTCAACAAAACCCAAGAATGAGAGCATAGCGATAGAGTCATCAACCAAGTCGCAAACTCGCAATCCACTGGTTGCATTTGGACGCTACATAAAAGGTTCGTGGCGCGAGCTACAGCAGGTCCGCTGGCCCGACCGACGTAGCACATGGGGCATGACCGGCGCGCTACTCGTGTTTACGCTATTTTTCGTCATCCTCATCCTAGTTATGGATTATGGATTTTCAGAATTATTTAAGCTCATCATGAGCAAATAA
- the nusG gene encoding transcription termination/antitermination protein NusG, with protein MAKTNRYDSTRQWYAIHTYSGYEEKVADSIRQRIQAVDMADKIFDAMVPKEKQIQIKNGKRKVVEAKIFQGYVLVEMKLTDETWYIVRNTPGVTGFVGSGTEPTPVSDSEIAKIKKRMGVEDPKHQIDFEIGEVVSITDGPFKGFDGSVSEIDTAKGKLKVMVSMFGRDTPVELDALQVKKV; from the coding sequence ATGGCAAAAACAAATCGCTACGACAGCACCCGCCAGTGGTACGCTATCCACACCTACTCAGGCTATGAAGAAAAAGTTGCCGACTCTATCCGACAGCGCATCCAAGCCGTCGACATGGCAGACAAAATCTTTGACGCCATGGTGCCAAAAGAAAAGCAAATTCAGATCAAAAACGGCAAACGCAAGGTAGTTGAGGCAAAGATATTCCAGGGCTATGTACTGGTCGAGATGAAACTCACCGACGAGACCTGGTACATCGTCCGCAACACGCCAGGTGTAACTGGATTTGTCGGCAGCGGTACAGAACCAACCCCTGTCTCTGATAGCGAAATTGCTAAGATCAAGAAACGTATGGGCGTCGAGGATCCGAAACATCAGATCGACTTTGAAATTGGCGAAGTCGTCAGTATCACCGACGGACCATTCAAAGGCTTTGACGGCTCGGTGTCTGAAATTGATACCGCCAAGGGTAAGCTTAAAGTCATGGTCAGTATGTTTGGTCGTGATACACCTGTCGAGCTGGACGCCCTCCAGGTAAAGAAAGTCTAG
- a CDS encoding mechanosensitive ion channel, translating into MSNTIKHPQAFLDDMHHLFIEPNAFRSILILIASLIIAYWLSRFLAKGIIYIAQKVGRRSDNESDDARVMRLRQTETYLSITVAIVRALVVAVVGFVAWRALSPFSSNSAAANSVAAIGASAFFIVIAGQTIGIILRDLTAGSTMITEGWYKIGDFIKIEPYWDVAGVVERFTLRSTRIRALNGEIIWVHNQNITGVHVVPKGVRTLAVDVFVRDKEAGEKAINKIISAIPKGKTMLAKPLRIIRTEEWGKDRWRITVLGQTAPGREWLIEKFFVEACIDLDDGKVGSEKLLALPPMSRYADEGADRHFKRAVLVKPEDEQK; encoded by the coding sequence GTGAGTAATACAATTAAACACCCCCAAGCATTTTTAGATGATATGCATCATCTATTCATAGAGCCAAACGCATTCCGCTCTATCTTAATCCTGATCGCCTCACTGATCATAGCCTATTGGCTTAGCCGTTTTCTTGCAAAAGGAATTATCTATATCGCTCAAAAGGTTGGGCGTCGTAGTGACAACGAATCAGACGATGCCCGTGTGATGCGCCTACGCCAGACCGAAACTTATCTTAGTATCACAGTTGCAATCGTCCGTGCTCTGGTTGTTGCCGTTGTCGGCTTCGTCGCCTGGAGAGCACTTAGTCCGTTCTCTTCAAACAGTGCGGCGGCAAATAGCGTGGCCGCAATTGGGGCTAGCGCATTCTTTATCGTCATCGCTGGTCAGACGATCGGTATCATTTTGCGCGATCTAACCGCTGGTTCGACTATGATAACTGAAGGTTGGTACAAGATTGGTGACTTCATCAAAATTGAACCATACTGGGATGTAGCTGGCGTCGTCGAGCGATTTACCCTTCGCTCCACCCGAATACGCGCACTCAACGGTGAGATCATCTGGGTACACAACCAGAACATCACTGGTGTCCACGTAGTACCAAAGGGTGTTCGAACATTAGCCGTTGACGTATTTGTCCGCGACAAAGAGGCCGGCGAAAAAGCGATCAATAAAATCATCTCCGCTATTCCAAAAGGCAAAACCATGCTCGCCAAACCACTACGAATTATCCGCACTGAGGAGTGGGGAAAAGATCGTTGGCGAATCACCGTCCTAGGACAAACCGCACCTGGTCGTGAGTGGCTGATCGAAAAGTTCTTTGTCGAAGCCTGCATCGATCTCGACGACGGCAAAGTAGGCTCCGAAAAACTCCTCGCACTTCCGCCAATGTCACGCTACGCCGACGAAGGAGCTGACCGTCACTTCAAGCGCGCTGTCTTAGTCAAGCCCGAAGACGAGCAAAAGTAG
- a CDS encoding PAS domain-containing protein has product MKQRKGGARGTNAYVERIVHIAGLVVPITLLLYGALIVFDVIKNNHHFNHLLFAIIGILWIALSIYQFFVPSRSRVESIIRIIAYHVLASLHILAVTGLDMPLTGAWIVLFLASYAYFGRRGLNLSIFVLFGVTVIDCALHIHNAEYIIRSGLYFLGTILVGSIAGIVTASGEVDRRELSRSQAQELLQRDRILTIVNNLADGILSTDKDGIIQVYNAASLNLLDTNRELAGQPIDSVIRLIDKNNKLFRFSKAFRAARSVETREDLSTTISDETIHLSVIYSPIHSTNSHNQGMSDGYVVILRDITKQKSLEEERDEFISVVSHELRTPITIAEGSLSNVQLMMDRDDIPKSTLSASIKASHDQVLFLAKMVNDLSTLSRAERGVGDTVEEINISELIHSLYNEYAPEAEAKGLRFNLDLSPQLGSVMASRLYLKELLQNLVTNAIKYTKKGEVTVEVKKRDGRLQFNIHDSGIGISKSDQKHIYDKFWRSEDYRTRETGGTGLGLYVSAKLAKKLDTQIELSSRLNHGSTFGFSLEAK; this is encoded by the coding sequence ATGAAACAGAGAAAGGGTGGCGCTCGGGGGACAAACGCTTACGTAGAGCGGATTGTTCATATTGCTGGTCTGGTCGTTCCTATAACGCTCCTCTTGTACGGCGCCCTGATTGTCTTTGATGTCATCAAAAACAATCACCACTTTAACCACTTACTGTTTGCCATCATTGGGATACTCTGGATTGCACTTAGCATCTATCAGTTCTTTGTGCCGTCACGCTCGCGGGTTGAATCAATAATCCGCATCATTGCATATCATGTGCTAGCCTCGCTACACATTTTGGCGGTTACGGGACTAGACATGCCACTCACTGGCGCCTGGATCGTCCTATTCCTGGCGTCATACGCCTATTTTGGTAGAAGAGGACTCAATCTAAGCATATTTGTACTATTTGGGGTTACAGTTATCGACTGCGCCCTACACATTCATAACGCCGAATACATTATCCGTTCGGGTCTATATTTCCTAGGCACAATTTTGGTAGGAAGTATAGCTGGCATCGTAACCGCATCGGGCGAAGTTGACAGGAGAGAACTCTCCAGGTCTCAGGCTCAAGAACTGCTTCAGCGCGACCGAATCTTGACAATTGTCAACAACCTAGCTGATGGCATCCTCAGTACAGACAAGGACGGCATCATACAAGTCTACAATGCCGCCAGTCTAAATCTACTAGATACCAACCGTGAGTTAGCTGGACAACCAATCGACAGTGTCATCCGTCTAATCGACAAGAACAATAAACTATTTCGATTCTCAAAAGCCTTTCGTGCCGCTCGCAGTGTCGAAACCCGAGAAGATTTAAGTACTACAATTTCTGACGAAACCATTCACTTAAGCGTCATTTATTCACCAATTCACAGCACAAATAGTCATAATCAAGGTATGAGCGACGGCTATGTTGTAATCCTTCGTGATATCACCAAGCAAAAATCTCTCGAGGAAGAGCGTGATGAGTTCATTTCGGTCGTAAGCCACGAGCTACGCACACCAATCACGATCGCCGAAGGGTCGCTAAGCAACGTTCAGCTCATGATGGACCGAGATGATATTCCCAAATCAACCTTATCTGCCAGCATCAAAGCTTCTCACGATCAAGTACTTTTCCTAGCCAAGATGGTAAATGACCTAAGTACGCTGAGCCGCGCCGAGCGAGGCGTTGGCGACACGGTAGAGGAGATAAATATAAGTGAATTAATCCACAGTCTCTATAACGAATATGCACCGGAAGCCGAAGCAAAGGGCCTACGCTTCAACCTCGATCTTTCACCTCAGCTCGGCTCGGTGATGGCTAGCCGCCTTTATCTCAAAGAGCTTCTACAAAACCTCGTAACAAACGCCATCAAATATACTAAAAAGGGCGAAGTAACTGTAGAGGTCAAAAAACGAGACGGCAGACTGCAATTCAACATCCATGACTCAGGAATTGGCATCAGCAAATCCGATCAAAAACACATCTATGACAAATTTTGGCGTAGCGAAGATTACCGTACTCGAGAGACTGGCGGTACGGGCCTCGGGCTGTATGTCTCTGCCAAGCTAGCCAAGAAACTTGACACCCAGATAGAGCTCTCGAGTCGCCTCAATCATGGCTCTACTTTTGGCTTCTCGTTGGAGGCAAAGTAA
- a CDS encoding polysaccharide deacetylase family protein, producing MSSKRGVVLYLHVHQPWRVREYTVFDTAENHDYFSTTRELHRDNREIFLKVADKSYRPMNALLRTLLERYPDFKVSLSITGTFIDQAEAWAPDVLDSFCELVKTGRVEIVSETYYHSLAFFYSRSEFEHQVELHRQKIRDVFGVETSVFRNTELSYNNELAKWADEYGFKGILTEGWDPVLGWRNANYVYRPTDTTSIKLLMKNYQLSDDIAFRFSNKAWESYPLHADTYDVWVNSALGDDGNVVNLFMDYETFGEHQWADTGIFDFFADFVGRWLKNPANTFYTVSEACDSFEPVDMVDCPQTITWADTERDLTAWLGNSMQHEAMRHLYDLESDVLRTNDKQLIEDWRRLTTSDHAYYMCTKYFTDGDVHAYFSPYDSPYDAFLYFMNAVRDVRYRVCEHHENGGL from the coding sequence ATGAGTAGCAAGCGCGGCGTAGTTCTATACCTTCACGTCCACCAGCCATGGCGGGTGCGTGAGTATACGGTATTTGATACGGCCGAAAACCACGATTATTTCTCAACCACCCGAGAATTACACCGCGATAACCGCGAGATATTTCTAAAAGTTGCCGATAAATCGTATCGACCAATGAATGCTCTACTCCGAACATTGCTTGAGCGATATCCAGACTTTAAAGTATCCTTGTCTATCACTGGTACATTTATTGACCAAGCTGAGGCGTGGGCGCCGGATGTGCTTGATAGTTTTTGTGAACTCGTCAAGACAGGTCGGGTTGAGATAGTGTCTGAGACCTATTACCATAGCTTGGCATTTTTCTACAGCCGGAGCGAATTTGAGCATCAGGTTGAGCTTCATCGCCAAAAAATTCGCGATGTTTTTGGGGTTGAAACTAGCGTCTTTCGTAACACAGAGTTAAGTTACAATAACGAACTCGCCAAATGGGCCGATGAATATGGTTTTAAGGGCATTTTGACCGAAGGTTGGGATCCTGTGCTGGGCTGGCGAAATGCAAACTACGTCTATAGGCCGACTGATACTACTAGCATCAAACTTTTGATGAAGAACTATCAGCTCAGTGACGATATCGCTTTTCGGTTTAGCAATAAAGCCTGGGAGTCGTATCCGCTTCACGCTGATACGTATGATGTATGGGTCAATAGCGCCCTGGGTGACGATGGCAATGTGGTGAATCTGTTTATGGACTACGAGACGTTTGGTGAACACCAATGGGCAGATACAGGGATCTTTGACTTCTTTGCTGATTTTGTCGGTCGTTGGCTAAAGAACCCTGCAAATACCTTCTATACAGTAAGCGAAGCCTGCGATTCTTTTGAGCCAGTAGATATGGTTGACTGTCCGCAGACTATCACCTGGGCAGACACAGAGCGTGATCTCACGGCATGGCTTGGTAATTCTATGCAACATGAGGCGATGCGCCATCTTTATGATCTAGAGTCGGACGTTCTTCGCACCAACGATAAGCAGTTGATAGAAGATTGGCGACGGTTGACAACGAGTGACCACGCTTATTACATGTGCACAAAGTACTTTACTGATGGCGATGTTCATGCGTACTTTAGTCCATACGATTCTCCATATGATGCGTTCTTGTACTTCATGAATGCTGTTCGCGATGTGAGATATCGTGTTTGTGAACATCATGAGAACGGGGGTTTGTAG